GACGTCTTAGAAAAATTGTTCTTCTGAAAATGAGAGGGgatgtcctctatttatagtgatttcaGAGGATAAGCTCCACTATGAATTGATATACTTGAAAGTATGTAGTAGACTTTTGATTGGTCCAAATTTttcttagagataattatctctatttatctattttgataaagatcatattttgataaagataataattaacaaagataaataattatctctatttaatttatttaataaagataattatctaccaattttaaatagaaaatttatctttattttatttatttatttattttaataaagataattacccataaattttgaataggaaatttatctttatcttgtgGGCCAAATGACACATGGCAAATTTTGATATGCCAATTTggatgacacatgtcatcatttaatttaattaatttaatgacattaatTCAGAATTTGCCATTAAATTTTGAAgtggcattttataattggcttaaaattttgtCTCCTACAAATGCCCCCTCGAGACTTGGACATGTCCACAATTTTGAGTGTGGAAAGTGGTAAGTCTCGACAACTTCATGCATGCTTTGATGCAATTAATTTCAGCACCTTTCATTTATTTGGAAATTTGCAAGCAGACAAACTTACTGGAGAACCATTCCTCCAAGGGCTTTGATATGTGCAAGAGTCTACCGCCATGAGAAGAGCTTCGCTCCTAATCAAAGTGTCCTGCGAAGATAactttaagaaggaaatttgtttCCTAGTCAAAGTGGTCTTAGTTAGACTCCTAGTAGGAATTAAACAAATATCCCCACTATGAGAAGAGATTTACTCCTTATCAAAGTGTAATAGTTAAAGTAAGCCAcgttcaaacttcaaagccTTCACTactctttctctatctttttgaCTCTATCTCAATGGGTGCTCCTcaacttttttcttctcttagcTGTTAATTGAGAATCATCCAAGCAAAAAACGTAGAATTTAAGTCCAAAGGTTCCTTTTTTGTTAGATACTATTGTCGAATGAAGAGAAGTCTTTAAAGTATGCCACGTTCAAATCCATTGGCAGGGGTATATCAAGACTTAAAAGAGTTCTAATGTTACTCATTTATAGAGTTCCAATAGAACTAGATTTCGGATAAGTATATCAAGACTTAAAAGAGTCATAATACATGCAAGACTCCACCATGCAAGAAGCCacgtttttttctttctagtcCAAGCTGAATAAGGATTTGAACTCTTATATCTCAAAGAGTCCTACTTGAACTTGAACACACAACTCAAGACTTCTTCTCCAATTTAAACTCTTCCTTCATACAAGAATTTTCCTTCATTCTGACTTCTTTTCCTGGCCAATCCGGTTTCGACTAGATGAGTCTTAATTGCAGTTGAACTCTCTCTGACTAGCACTATAAAAGGATAGCCGTAGCTGCAcataattcacaatttttttcatagtGCGTAAGTTCGGAAATCGTAAGCCTTTTCCTCTATAGAAGACGGATTGCAAagagtattttcttttctatattcttttcttcttccttagtCAGATAACAAGGCATGatctcttctcttccttttataacctcgtgtatattattattattttttttgtaaaccaTACTCAtgactcttttttcttcttgcagCCTAACAATTTTCATTGTTTCTAAAAACCATCGCAACTGTGTCAAATTTTGCACAAGCTCGATTATGGAACTTTCTCTTCGAGAGGTACAATATTCTTGtactcagttttttttttatatgcaatattttcttttgcatgttGTGACTTTCTCTTGACATACATACTTGAGATGCGGGACTTGGGTTATCCATCTCTCTCaagtgtgtaattttttttgaaagtactTGAGATGCGGGACTTGGGTTATCCATCTCTCTCAAgtgtgtaattttttgaaagtaCTTGAGATGCGGGACTTGGTTTATCCATCTCTCTCAAGTATTAAGATTTGAAAGTACTCACTTGAGATGCGGGACTTGGGTTATCCATCTCTCTTaagtgtgtaatttttttttaaagtacttGAGATGCGGGACTTGGTTTATCCATCTCTCTCAAGTATTAAGATTTGAAAGTACTCACTTGAGATGCGAGACTTGGGTTATCCTTCTCTCTCAagtgtgtaatttttttgaaggtACTTGAGATGCGGGACTTGGTTTATCCATCTCTCTCAAGTATTAAGATTTGAAAGTACTCACTTGAGATGCGGGACTTGGGTTATCCATCTCTCtcaagtttgtaatttttttgaaagtactTGAGATGCGGGACTTGGTTTATCCATCTCTCTCAagtgtgtaatttttttattttttttattttatatagaaataattgtgaaaactgacttttgcttcttttcctctctttttagCGTGTTCAAGCCTTTTCCTTTGAAGATTTGTATATTGGTGACGAACCGGCCCTATTCGTTTATTCGGAGAAAGACAACAAGGAAGCGAAACTTTCAACTCTAATCACCCATCCTCCCATCATTGGAGAGTTTTCACCAAAATGGGATTGGGATATATGTCCACCTAACTTGCCACAATGGTCACAAGCTGCTCCCCAAAATGTTGATGCAAGTGCCACACTTCTACTCGCTTCCCACCATACAAACATTGCGAGTACAAAACCATACTCATCTCTGGGGCGAGAAATAGTTGCGGGTCGAACAAACTGGGAGTATTCCTTCAACGTGAATGGAGGAATTTCCTATATTTCGTTATATTTGGAATGGTTGGAGGACATACTCAGTCGATGCAACAATCTAAGGACGCGCTTTGGCATCTTTGTAATGGATGTGCATTGACTTCTTGCTATGATACTTTTTAAAGGTATAAAATGATGAGTACCAGACTTTAGAGATACGGGATGACACCATTCAAAGTTTAAATATGTGTGAAGATGACACCAAAACTTCAAGGATTTGAGGTGATCCAACTCAATAGAGAGGCAACTCAATCCAAACTTTAGAGATGCAAAGAGGTGCCACCGAGTTTTTGAAGATGCAAGGAGATACCACCAAGTCTTTGAAGATGAGAGGCAGTACTATGCAAACTTTAGAGATGTAAGGCAACACAACTTAGAAGGAAAgcaatgaaattcaaaagaGAGGCAATGCAATGCCAACTTTGACAATGCAGGATGACATGACTTTGAAGGGTTGCAATCCAGACTTCAAAAATGCAAGGAGATACCACCAAGTCTTTGAAGATGTTAGGAGATATGTACCACCAAGACTTTATATGTGAAAGGTAGAAATACTTGACTTTAAAGACGAGAGAGAAAGCACATTTTAGAGATGCCAAGAGACATTCTCACAATGATGTTTGCTTTCGAGGTGACTTTGCATTCCTTTTGGTTGCAATGTCTTACAATGATGTTAACCTTCATACGGTAGCATTGTCTTCTTGTAGCGACTATCTCATAGTGATGTTCGCCCAAAACTATGATTGAACTTAGTGTGACATACCAAGTTTTGCCTATGTTGCACTTAAGAGAGATTGAGTCATCACGTGGTTCAAGAAAGTTTTTTATCAAGTAGTTcaaaggagttttttttttttttttttttttttttttttttttttttgaggatgtgACTGAACTCAATAAATGAGAACAAGTTGCCTATGTACCCGAAAGGGGATCAAGTTAACATGTAGTTCAgaaggggattttttttttaagatctaaCTAAACTCAGTAAATGATACCAAGTTGACTAGGTACCTAAAAGGGGATCAAGTCAACATGTAGTTCAgtaggggatttttttttttgaagatgtgaCTGAACTGAGTAAATGATACCAAGTTGCCTACGTACTCAAAAGGGGATCAAGTCAACACGTAGTTTAgaaggggatttttttttgaagatgtgaCTGAACTCAGTAAATGATACCAAGTTGCCTACGTATCCAAAAGGGGATCAAGTCAACACGTAGTTCAGaaggagatatatatatattttgaagatGTGACTAAACTCAGTAAATGATACTAAGCTGCCTACGTACCTGAAAGGGGATCAAGTCAACACGTAGTTCAaaaggggaattttttttttttttttttttttaaaggatcaCTTTCAAGAGTAATGAGAAAACATCATGTACCCTTTGAATGTTGAGGTAGGCAGTTTAGGCTTTTACCAAGGAGTGTTTCAAATTTGAAGCATAGTAACGTTTCAAGAATTTGCCGTTGATGGGGCCAATTCTCAAACCATCTTCAGCAACCAACTTGTATGCACCATTTGTATAAGCTTCTTGACCAACATATGGTCCATCCCATTTTGACACAAACTTATTCTTGGTGCGATGAGTGATGATGATGGGTTTTCGTACAGCAAGAACCAAATCTCCAACTTGGAAAGATAGAGGATGAACCTTTTTGTTGAAAGTCCTAGAAATGCGAGCTTGATAACACTCAAGGCGTTGTTATGCCTCAAGCCTTTTTTCATCCAAAGCTTCCAATTCTTCAAGTCGTAGATGAACATTGTCCTCATTAGAGAGGCCTTCTTGAATGGCAATTCTTAATGAAGGGATTTGGCGTTCAAGTGGTAACACAACTTCTACCCCATAAACAAGAGAGTAGGGTGTAGCTTGGGTAGGTGTTTGGTATGTTGTGCGATACACCCATAAAGCTTCTTCAACTCTTTCATGCCAATCTCTTTTTGACTTCCCTACAACTTTCTTGAGAAGATTGCATAgagttttgttgaaaactgaaccTCGAGTGTCAACTTGAGAAGGAGTTGAGTAACCAAGTCTTGTGAAAATAGAGCCTTAAGTGCCAACCACAGAGTTATCTTCTTGTGTCCCTAACCTGTCCAAGACTGAGATATGGGAAGTGGGTCGCCCAATGCGGTTGAAAACAGATGAACTCTTTGATAGGTTTGAAGACTGTTCTTCTTCCTCATAATTTGCTGAAATTACCGAAACTTTAGCTTTTCGAATGGGAAAATGAACAAGAGACGATGGTATGTATCCAATTCTGGCCTTAGAACTTGTTATATTGAAACCTTTAGCCTTCGACACCTTATGTTCTTCTTTTCCAGAGGCTTCAAGGATGAGCTTACCCAAACTACTCGGCTTCTTATGGTCATAACCAGCTTTAGCCATGAGTTTATATGCATTAGGGTCAAAACATTCTTTGGTTCGTTTGGTGGGCAAAGTCCCATGTTCAACAATTGGTCCTTGGGATGGTCTTGTGAATCCTTTCAATGGTTGGCTTGAGATTTGTGATCTTGTGATTTTAGAAACTGGGAGAGTTAATCCTTGCAGATCTTCCAATACTGACTCTTCATCTCCTGAAAAGGGTGATTGGCCCTCTTTTCTTTTAGTGATTGGGACATAGTGTAACACAGGAGCTGCCTTAGTTGCTTTAGAAGCTTGATGCTTCTTCTCTTTCATGGAAGTCTTCATTTGCTTGGTTTCCTTCTCTTCAATTGGCTTGGCTTCCATCTCCTCAATTGGAGAGTCAATCCTTGAAGTTTAGAGTGGAGGTTTCTTTCTTTGCTAGACGGTGAAACAATGACTTGTGCTTCTTCTTGCGTATCATCTTCCCAGTAAAATTTTGCTTCAGCAAAGTGTGATTTGGCTATAGTGAAGGGCTTGTGATCAGCTACTATCTTCTTAACTTTCCCATCTTGGAAATATTTAAAGCATTGGTGATACATAGACGGCACGACACCATACTCATGCAACCATGGTCTTCCAATAAGGACTTTGTAAGTGGTCTTAGCATCAATGACATGAAAGAGCGCACTTGATTCCATTTCACCAATAAGCATATGAAGTCTAATCTTCCCAATAGCTCTTTGTCCACCCTGATTAAAGCCTTGAATCATCAACCTACTAGGAAGTAGTTCATCCAAGGAGATTTCAAgttctttcaatattttgagTGGGAGGATATTGACTGCAAATCCACCATCAATAAGGATATGATTGACTTCTTGTTCTCGAATGTAGCTAGTCACAAATAAGGGACGATTATGACTCTTGGATCCCAACAAACGATCATCATTAATGAAAAT
This genomic stretch from Quercus robur chromosome 4, dhQueRobu3.1, whole genome shotgun sequence harbors:
- the LOC126720993 gene encoding uncharacterized protein LOC126720993, translated to MTLFSSCSLTIFIVSKNHRNCVKFCTSSIMELSLRERVQAFSFEDLYIGDEPALFVYSEKDNKEAKLSTLITHPPIIGEFSPKWDWDICPPNLPQWSQAAPQNVDASATLLLASHHTNIASTKPYSSLGREIVAGRTNWEYSFNVNGGISYISLYLEWLEDILSRCNNLRTRFGIFVMDVH